A single Methanocaldococcus bathoardescens DNA region contains:
- a CDS encoding PINc/VapC family ATPase: MNLEERKKLETKSIDELDLIGKKVCVDTCVVIDGRITELIERGKLKDATIIIPEAVVSELEYQANMGREIGYKGIEELRKLTEKANEHNIKVEYCGERPTREEIFLAKSGEIDAMIRKVAKETNSILLTSDWIQYNLAKAQGIEAYFLETMEEEVELILDKYFDEETMSVHLKEGCLPYAKKGKPGAVKLVPVGDKELTKEEMEDIIDNIIKYAEQNNGFFEIQRKGATVIQLGNIRISIARPPFSEALEVTAVRPVVKASLEDYGLSEKLMQRLKERAEGIFVSGPPGSGKSTFVAALAEFYRSQGKIVKTMESPRDLQVSKEITQYAPLEGDMEKTCDILLLVRPDYTIYDEVRKTRDFEIFADMRMAGVGMVGVVHASKPIDAIQRLIGRVELGVIPQVVDTVIFIKDGKIQKVYEIDFTVKVPYGMVEEDLARPVIEVKDFETGRVEYEIYTYGEQVVVMPIKDENNKRAPIYGYAEEKLEEILKKLLPRKAKPMVKVTGDNSIDLIVPEKYVGAIIGKGGREISKLEDMLGLKISVKEKEKEEEKDMERIYRKYEFVSELESTRIYETDKYVVVDVGEDFAGENIRIYIDGKLLTTVTVRNDGTVRINKKTKVGKEILDAIDEGRDIYVDLQ; the protein is encoded by the coding sequence ATGAATCTGGAAGAAAGAAAGAAATTGGAAACAAAATCTATTGATGAACTGGATTTAATTGGAAAAAAAGTTTGTGTTGATACCTGTGTAGTTATAGATGGTAGAATAACTGAATTAATTGAGAGAGGTAAGCTGAAAGATGCTACAATAATAATCCCTGAAGCAGTTGTTTCTGAATTAGAATATCAAGCAAATATGGGAAGAGAAATTGGATATAAAGGAATAGAAGAGCTTAGAAAATTAACAGAGAAAGCTAATGAGCATAATATTAAAGTTGAATACTGTGGAGAGAGGCCTACAAGAGAAGAGATATTTTTGGCAAAAAGTGGAGAAATTGATGCAATGATTAGAAAAGTAGCCAAAGAGACAAACTCTATATTATTAACAAGTGATTGGATTCAATATAACTTAGCTAAAGCACAAGGTATTGAAGCTTACTTCTTAGAAACCATGGAAGAAGAAGTTGAACTTATATTAGATAAATACTTTGATGAAGAAACAATGTCTGTGCATTTAAAAGAAGGATGTTTGCCTTATGCTAAAAAAGGTAAGCCAGGGGCTGTTAAATTAGTCCCAGTTGGAGATAAGGAGCTAACTAAAGAAGAAATGGAAGATATCATTGACAACATTATAAAGTATGCTGAACAAAACAATGGATTCTTTGAAATTCAGAGAAAGGGGGCTACAGTCATTCAGTTAGGAAATATCAGGATTTCAATTGCAAGACCACCATTCTCTGAGGCATTGGAAGTTACAGCAGTTAGACCAGTAGTTAAAGCTTCATTAGAAGATTACGGATTGTCAGAGAAATTAATGCAGAGATTAAAAGAAAGAGCAGAAGGAATTTTTGTTTCTGGACCTCCAGGAAGTGGAAAATCTACATTTGTAGCTGCATTGGCTGAATTCTATAGAAGCCAAGGAAAAATAGTTAAGACAATGGAAAGTCCAAGAGATTTGCAGGTTAGTAAGGAAATAACCCAATATGCACCATTGGAAGGAGATATGGAGAAGACATGTGATATCCTATTATTGGTTAGACCTGACTACACAATTTATGATGAAGTTAGGAAGACAAGGGACTTTGAGATATTTGCAGACATGAGAATGGCTGGAGTTGGAATGGTTGGAGTTGTTCATGCTTCAAAACCAATAGATGCCATCCAAAGATTAATTGGAAGAGTTGAGCTTGGAGTTATTCCACAAGTTGTTGATACTGTAATATTCATAAAAGATGGTAAGATACAGAAGGTTTATGAGATTGACTTCACAGTTAAAGTGCCTTATGGAATGGTTGAAGAAGATTTAGCAAGGCCTGTTATTGAAGTTAAGGACTTTGAGACTGGAAGAGTTGAGTATGAAATCTATACTTATGGAGAGCAAGTTGTAGTCATGCCAATTAAAGATGAAAATAATAAAAGAGCTCCAATATATGGATATGCTGAAGAGAAGTTAGAGGAGATATTGAAAAAACTTCTACCAAGAAAAGCCAAGCCAATGGTAAAAGTTACTGGAGATAATTCAATTGATTTAATTGTTCCAGAAAAATATGTTGGGGCTATTATAGGTAAAGGTGGAAGGGAAATATCAAAATTAGAAGATATGCTTGGATTGAAGATTTCAGTTAAAGAAAAGGAAAAAGAAGAAGAAAAAGATATGGAAAGGATATATAGAAAGTATGAATTTGTAAGTGAGCTTGAATCAACAAGGATTTATGAAACTGACAAATATGTAGTTGTAGATGTTGGAGAGGACTTTGCAGGAGAGAATATAAGAATCTACATAGATGGAAAGTTATTAACAACTGTAACTGTTAGAAATGATGGAACAGTAAGGATAAACAAAAAAACAAAGGTAGGAAAAGAGATTTTAGATGCAATTGACGAAGGAAGAGATATATATGTTGATTTGCAGTAA
- the hisA gene encoding 1-(5-phosphoribosyl)-5-[(5-phosphoribosylamino)methylideneamino]imidazole-4-carboxamide isomerase, translating into MIIIPAVDLKDKKCVQLIQGDPNKKHLEIDNPVEVAKKWVENGAEYLHIIDLDAAFGSGNNRDIIKNIIKEVNVPVEVGGGIRSLDVAKELIDIGVDRVIVGTKAILEPEFIDDLNKEIGKDRIVLAVECKDGKVVIKGWKEKVDKTPIQVIKEFEDKVGYILFTNVDVEGLLKGINIDVIKELIEKTNIPIIYSGGITTLDDIKALKELDIYGVVIGSALYKGLINLKDAVKIAKS; encoded by the coding sequence ATGATAATAATTCCTGCAGTTGATTTAAAAGATAAAAAATGTGTTCAATTAATTCAAGGAGACCCAAATAAAAAGCATTTAGAGATAGATAATCCAGTTGAAGTTGCTAAAAAATGGGTAGAAAATGGGGCTGAGTATTTGCATATAATTGACTTAGATGCCGCATTTGGAAGTGGGAATAATAGAGATATTATTAAAAACATTATAAAAGAAGTTAATGTTCCAGTTGAAGTAGGTGGAGGAATTAGAAGCTTAGATGTAGCAAAAGAATTGATAGATATTGGTGTTGATAGAGTCATAGTTGGAACTAAGGCTATTTTAGAACCAGAATTTATAGATGATTTAAATAAAGAGATTGGAAAGGATAGGATTGTTTTGGCTGTAGAGTGTAAAGATGGGAAAGTGGTTATCAAAGGATGGAAAGAAAAAGTAGATAAAACTCCAATACAAGTTATTAAAGAATTTGAAGATAAGGTTGGTTATATATTATTTACAAATGTAGATGTTGAAGGTTTATTAAAAGGGATAAATATAGATGTAATTAAAGAGCTAATTGAAAAAACTAACATTCCTATCATCTATTCTGGTGGGATTACAACCTTAGATGATATAAAAGCTCTAAAAGAGCTTGACATTTATGGAGTTGTTATTGGCTCTGCTTTATATAAAGGTTTAATTAACTTAAAAGATGCTGTAAAAATAGCTAAAAGTTAA
- a CDS encoding AAA family ATPase has protein sequence MFGPNNAGKTNLFRVLKLLKNIINNRVSSTDLETHLYDKNKKTAKINVEVLFDESDKEIISKFLRIFFKINSPEIIKLCNYLKLNVMDNITNYFSEGRYIWECSELYCREPYFILRLRNLEEDMEKIINYLKERELTEITTDLIDHSKVIQELGHEVEVIKLTNDLKNIITSSVNALLSTYRENKELYFSTLINGEEIITQLIGEKDTLIKEFLENFGKYVDYIMKLKMDENILRAFIVLLSLNELLINRMSIDIDKVLEYIKKNPWDMEIIKYLQEIVEFCEINYNNKKISLNDVLLKIYENGIICYEYNHLEELKLGIPNSKFAELFKCLFENKNKNKESNIKLMKILRASEKKGLYLGIPPENWVSNYLFYLKNNINPKLRERYIKIKKMFEYIFRDENLSFDSILINNRPDIAVYSKDFEIPISMVGLGVKKILEILTLIFGYEGKVILLETPSGHLHPKYQKRLVKIFKNQNIESQIFVITYSPYFINGMSINNTFRFYKRGEKSTRSIRIKDIIEKLEKMYGHKYIIDSHIKRMFLSDAVILMSTNILNLTITDLVELAEAPVDEYIIETIYLRNIKSYKDYLSLLEFMKIPYILIFSEWDIYSLYKKEVFKEHDGLKIRYKLLDEGKYPREIEAYLKFFENKHPFWLSKEEFESIVKDYIETIENHRKELKRKGYNILTTYEDVAKYCINPLKEKLDNIIREKLFIFTYPESLEMILVNKDKIKHPVEKTPYEKSEIKRFKEFFEYFIKYHQL, from the coding sequence ATCTTTGGTCCTAATAATGCGGGGAAAACAAATTTGTTTAGGGTTTTAAAATTACTAAAAAATATTATAAACAATAGAGTATCTTCCACTGATTTAGAGACGCATCTATATGATAAAAATAAAAAAACAGCAAAAATAAATGTAGAGGTTTTGTTTGATGAGAGTGATAAAGAAATAATATCGAAATTTCTTAGAATTTTCTTTAAAATAAATAGTCCTGAAATTATAAAGCTGTGTAATTACCTAAAATTAAATGTTATGGATAATATTACAAACTACTTTTCAGAAGGGAGGTATATATGGGAATGTTCTGAATTATATTGTAGAGAGCCATATTTTATACTTAGATTGAGAAATTTGGAAGAAGATATGGAAAAAATAATAAATTACTTAAAAGAACGAGAGCTAACTGAAATTACTACAGATTTGATTGACCACAGTAAAGTTATACAAGAATTGGGCCATGAAGTTGAGGTCATAAAGCTTACGAATGATTTAAAGAATATTATAACCTCATCAGTTAATGCACTGTTATCAACCTATAGAGAAAATAAAGAACTATACTTTAGCACTTTGATTAATGGGGAAGAAATCATTACTCAATTAATTGGTGAAAAAGATACATTAATAAAAGAATTTTTAGAAAATTTTGGAAAGTATGTTGATTATATTATGAAGTTGAAAATGGATGAAAATATATTGAGGGCATTTATCGTCTTATTATCTTTAAATGAGCTTTTAATTAATAGGATGTCAATTGATATTGATAAGGTTTTAGAATACATTAAGAAAAATCCTTGGGATATGGAAATAATCAAATATCTACAAGAAATAGTTGAATTTTGTGAAATAAATTACAATAATAAAAAAATTTCATTGAATGATGTACTATTAAAAATATATGAAAATGGCATAATATGCTACGAGTATAACCATTTAGAAGAGCTAAAATTGGGGATTCCAAATTCTAAATTTGCTGAACTCTTTAAATGTTTGTTTGAAAATAAAAATAAAAATAAAGAAAGTAACATAAAATTAATGAAAATATTAAGAGCTTCTGAAAAGAAAGGATTATATTTGGGGATTCCACCAGAAAACTGGGTTTCTAATTATCTATTTTACCTAAAAAATAACATAAATCCAAAGTTAAGGGAAAGATATATAAAAATTAAAAAAATGTTTGAATACATATTTAGAGATGAAAATCTTAGTTTTGACTCAATTTTAATTAACAATAGGCCAGATATTGCAGTATATTCAAAAGACTTTGAAATTCCTATAAGTATGGTAGGATTAGGGGTAAAAAAGATTTTAGAAATATTAACTCTAATATTTGGTTATGAAGGGAAAGTAATTTTGCTTGAAACTCCATCGGGACATCTTCATCCAAAGTATCAAAAGAGGTTAGTAAAAATTTTTAAAAATCAAAATATTGAATCACAAATATTTGTAATTACGTATTCCCCTTACTTTATAAATGGAATGTCTATCAATAATACGTTTAGATTTTATAAAAGGGGGGAGAAATCTACAAGATCTATTCGAATAAAAGATATAATAGAAAAATTAGAAAAAATGTATGGTCATAAATACATTATTGACTCTCACATTAAGAGAATGTTTTTATCAGATGCTGTAATTCTTATGAGCACTAATATACTAAATCTTACAATAACAGATTTAGTAGAATTAGCAGAAGCCCCTGTTGATGAATATATTATTGAAACGATATATTTGAGAAATATAAAATCCTATAAAGACTATTTAAGCTTATTAGAATTTATGAAAATTCCGTACATTCTGATATTTAGTGAGTGGGATATCTATAGTTTATATAAAAAAGAAGTATTTAAAGAACATGATGGGTTGAAAATAAGATATAAACTATTAGATGAAGGGAAATATCCAAGAGAAATAGAGGCTTATCTAAAATTTTTTGAGAATAAGCATCCATTTTGGTTATCTAAAGAAGAATTTGAATCAATAGTGAAAGATTATATTGAAACTATAGAAAATCATAGAAAAGAACTTAAAAGAAAAGGTTATAATATATTAACAACTTACGAAGATGTTGCTAAATATTGTATAAATCCATTAAAGGAAAAATTAGATAACATCATTAGAGAAAAACTCTTTATATTTACATATCCTGAATCTTTAGAGATGATATTGGTTAATAAAGATAAAATAAAGCATCCGGTTGAAAAGACACCTTATGAAAAGTCTGAAATAAAAAGATTTAAAGAATTTTTTGAATACTTCATTAAATATCACCAATTGTAA
- the trxR gene encoding F420-dependent thioredoxin reductase, with amino-acid sequence MIYDTIIIGAGPGGLTAGIYAMRGKLNAICIEKENAGGRIAEAGIVENYPGFEEIRGYELAEKFKNHAEKFKLPIVYDEVVKIETKERPFKVITKNSEYLTKTIVIATGTRSKKLGLNEDKFVGKGVSYCTMCDAFFYLNKEVIVIGRDTPAIMSAINLKDIAKKVIVITDKSELKAAEPIMLDKLKEANNVEIIYNAKPLEIIGEERAEGVKISVDGKEEIIKADGIFISLGHVPNTEFLKDSEIELDKKGFVKTDENCKTNIDGIYAVGDVRGGIMQVAKAVGDGCVAMANIIKYLQKL; translated from the coding sequence ATGATTTATGACACAATAATTATTGGTGCTGGACCTGGGGGATTAACCGCTGGGATATACGCTATGAGAGGTAAGTTAAACGCCATATGTATAGAAAAAGAAAATGCTGGGGGGAGGATTGCTGAAGCTGGAATTGTTGAAAACTATCCTGGATTTGAAGAGATTAGAGGATATGAATTAGCTGAAAAATTTAAAAATCATGCTGAAAAGTTTAAACTACCTATAGTGTATGATGAAGTTGTTAAAATAGAAACTAAAGAGAGACCATTTAAGGTTATAACAAAAAATTCTGAGTATTTAACTAAAACTATAGTTATAGCAACTGGAACAAGGTCCAAAAAACTTGGTTTAAATGAAGATAAGTTTGTTGGTAAAGGAGTTAGTTACTGCACAATGTGTGATGCCTTCTTCTATTTAAATAAGGAAGTTATAGTTATTGGAAGGGACACTCCAGCAATAATGAGTGCTATAAATTTAAAAGACATCGCTAAAAAGGTTATTGTAATTACGGATAAATCAGAGTTAAAAGCTGCTGAGCCAATAATGTTAGATAAGCTTAAAGAAGCTAATAACGTTGAAATAATATACAATGCTAAACCATTAGAAATTATTGGAGAAGAAAGAGCAGAAGGAGTTAAAATATCAGTTGATGGAAAGGAAGAAATAATAAAGGCAGATGGGATATTTATAAGCTTAGGACATGTTCCAAATACTGAGTTTTTAAAAGATAGTGAAATAGAATTGGATAAAAAAGGATTTGTTAAAACAGATGAAAATTGTAAGACAAATATAGATGGAATTTATGCTGTAGGAGATGTTAGGGGAGGGATTATGCAGGTAGCAAAAGCTGTAGGAGATGGATGTGTAGCTATGGCAAATATTATTAAATACCTGCAAAAATTATAA
- the pstK gene encoding L-seryl-tRNA(Sec) kinase, with protein MLIILTGLPGVGKSTFSKNLAKVLSKNNIDIIILGSDLIRESFPIWKEKYEEFIRKTTHNLIDNALKNYWVIVDDTNYYNSMRRDLINIAKKYNKNYAIIYLKAPLDVLIKRNIERGEKIPNEVIKKMYEKFDEPGKKYKWDEPFLIIDTTKDIDLENIAKKLIEKSKEIPKFYIEDENKNKNDNIFDKIDKETRKIVSEYIKSCKFSKDKIKDIIELRKEFLRKIKKIEDIDVDNALKEFKNILDNY; from the coding sequence ATGTTAATCATTTTAACAGGACTGCCAGGGGTTGGGAAATCAACATTCTCAAAGAATTTGGCAAAGGTTTTGAGTAAAAATAACATTGACATTATAATCTTAGGAAGTGATTTGATTAGAGAGAGTTTTCCAATTTGGAAAGAAAAATATGAAGAATTTATTAGAAAAACAACACATAACTTAATAGATAATGCCTTAAAAAACTATTGGGTTATTGTTGACGACACCAATTATTACAACTCAATGAGAAGGGATTTAATAAATATAGCCAAAAAATACAACAAAAATTATGCTATAATATATTTAAAAGCTCCTTTAGATGTTTTAATTAAAAGGAATATTGAGAGAGGGGAAAAGATACCAAATGAAGTAATTAAAAAGATGTATGAAAAGTTTGATGAACCAGGGAAAAAATATAAATGGGATGAACCGTTTTTAATAATAGATACGACAAAAGATATTGATTTAGAAAATATTGCTAAAAAATTAATTGAAAAAAGTAAAGAAATTCCTAAGTTTTATATTGAAGATGAAAATAAAAATAAAAACGATAATATTTTTGATAAAATTGATAAAGAAACGAGAAAAATCGTAAGTGAATATATAAAATCATGTAAATTTAGTAAAGATAAGATTAAAGATATTATAGAGCTAAGAAAAGAATTCTTAAGGAAAATAAAAAAGATAGAAGATATTGATGTTGACAATGCCTTAAAAGAATTTAAAAATATACTTGATAACTATTGA
- the dadD gene encoding multifunctional 5'-deoxyadenosine/S-adenosyl-L-homocysteine/5'-methylthioadenosine deaminase produces the protein MILIKDAFVNGKRQDILIEGNKIKKIGEVKKEEIENAEIIDGKNKIAIPGLINTHTHIPMTLFRGVADDLPLMEWLNNYIWPMEAKLNEEIVYWGTLLGCIEMVRSGTTTFNDMYFFLEGIAKAVDESGMRAVLAYGMIDLFDEEKREKEIKNAEKYINYINSLNNSRIMPALGPHAPYTCSKELLMEVNSLAKKYNVPIHIHMNETLDEIKMVKEKTGMEPFVYLNSFGFFDGVRVITAHCVHLTDEEIKIMKEKNINVSHNPISNLKLASGIAPIPKLLNEGINITLGTDGCGSNNNLNLFEEIKVSAILHKGVNLNPTVVKAETAFNFATKNGAKALNIKAGEIKEGYLADIVLINLDKPYLYPKENIMSHLVYAFNGFVDDVIIDGNIVMRDGKILTVDEEKVYEKAEEMYEILRS, from the coding sequence GTGATATTAATAAAAGATGCATTTGTAAATGGAAAAAGGCAGGATATATTAATTGAAGGAAATAAAATAAAAAAGATAGGAGAGGTTAAAAAAGAAGAGATAGAGAATGCTGAAATTATAGATGGAAAAAACAAGATAGCCATCCCTGGGTTGATAAATACACACACCCATATACCAATGACTTTATTTAGGGGAGTTGCTGACGACTTACCTTTAATGGAGTGGTTAAATAACTATATCTGGCCTATGGAGGCAAAGTTGAATGAAGAAATTGTTTATTGGGGAACTTTATTGGGATGTATAGAGATGGTTAGAAGTGGAACAACAACATTCAACGATATGTATTTCTTCTTAGAGGGGATTGCTAAGGCTGTAGATGAGAGCGGAATGAGGGCTGTTTTAGCTTACGGAATGATTGACTTATTTGATGAAGAAAAAAGAGAGAAAGAGATTAAAAATGCTGAGAAATATATAAATTATATAAATAGCTTAAATAACAGCAGAATAATGCCTGCTTTAGGACCTCATGCACCATATACATGCTCTAAAGAGCTTTTAATGGAGGTTAATAGTTTAGCTAAAAAATATAACGTCCCTATCCATATACACATGAATGAAACTTTGGATGAGATTAAAATGGTTAAAGAGAAAACAGGTATGGAACCTTTTGTTTATCTAAATTCATTTGGTTTCTTTGATGGTGTTAGAGTTATAACTGCCCACTGCGTGCATTTAACAGATGAAGAGATTAAAATAATGAAAGAAAAAAACATAAACGTCTCTCACAACCCAATTAGCAACTTAAAATTAGCTTCTGGAATAGCCCCAATTCCAAAGCTTTTGAATGAGGGAATAAACATTACCTTAGGAACTGATGGTTGTGGAAGTAACAATAACTTAAACTTATTTGAAGAGATAAAAGTATCTGCAATCTTACATAAGGGGGTTAATTTAAATCCAACTGTTGTTAAAGCAGAAACTGCATTTAACTTTGCCACTAAAAATGGGGCTAAGGCATTGAATATAAAAGCTGGAGAGATAAAAGAAGGATATTTAGCAGATATTGTTTTAATAAACTTGGATAAACCTTACTTATATCCAAAAGAGAATATAATGTCTCATTTAGTTTATGCGTTTAATGGCTTTGTGGATGATGTTATCATAGATGGAAATATAGTTATGAGGGATGGAAAGATTTTAACTGTTGATGAAGAAAAGGTCTATGAAAAAGCTGAAGAAATGTATGAAATATTGAGAAGCTAA
- the mer gene encoding 5,10-methylenetetrahydromethanopterin reductase, with amino-acid sequence MKFGIEFVPNEPIQKLCYYVKLAEDNGFEYCWITDHYNNRNVYMALTAIAMNTNKIKLGPGVTNPYVRNPAITASAIATLDEISGGRAVLGIGPGDKATFDALGIEWVKPVTTLKESIEVMRKLLAGERVSFEGKVVKVAGAALAVKPIQKKVPVYVGAQGPKMLETAGMIADGVLINASNPKDFEAAIPLIKKGAEAAGRSMDEIDVAAYACMSVDKNAEKAKQAAVPVVAFIAAGSPPVVLERHGIDVEKVEKIREALKKGDFGTAFGTVDDAMLEAFSIYGTPDDVVEKCKKLAEMGVTQIVAGSPIGPNKETAIKLIGKKIIPALKE; translated from the coding sequence GTGAAATTTGGTATTGAATTTGTCCCAAACGAACCAATACAAAAACTCTGTTACTATGTTAAGTTAGCTGAAGATAATGGGTTTGAGTACTGTTGGATTACAGACCACTACAACAACAGAAACGTATACATGGCTTTAACAGCTATCGCAATGAACACAAACAAAATAAAATTGGGGCCAGGAGTTACAAACCCGTACGTTAGAAATCCAGCAATAACAGCATCAGCTATTGCAACATTAGATGAAATATCAGGGGGAAGAGCTGTTTTAGGTATTGGTCCAGGAGATAAAGCAACATTCGATGCTTTAGGAATTGAGTGGGTTAAGCCAGTTACAACATTAAAAGAGTCAATTGAAGTTATGAGAAAATTATTAGCTGGAGAGAGAGTTTCATTTGAAGGAAAAGTTGTTAAAGTTGCAGGAGCTGCTTTAGCTGTAAAACCAATTCAAAAGAAAGTTCCTGTTTATGTTGGAGCACAAGGACCAAAGATGTTAGAAACAGCAGGTATGATTGCTGATGGAGTTTTAATTAACGCATCAAATCCAAAAGACTTTGAAGCAGCAATTCCATTAATTAAGAAGGGAGCTGAAGCTGCTGGAAGAAGTATGGATGAAATTGATGTTGCTGCTTATGCATGTATGTCAGTTGATAAAAATGCAGAAAAAGCTAAGCAAGCAGCAGTTCCAGTTGTTGCTTTCATTGCTGCAGGTTCACCACCAGTTGTCTTAGAGAGACATGGAATTGATGTGGAAAAAGTTGAGAAGATAAGAGAAGCATTGAAGAAAGGGGACTTTGGAACAGCATTTGGAACAGTTGACGATGCTATGTTAGAAGCATTCTCAATCTACGGAACACCAGATGATGTTGTTGAGAAGTGTAAGAAATTAGCTGAAATGGGAGTTACACAAATCGTTGCTGGTTCACCAATTGGACCAAACAAAGAAACAGCAATTAAATTAATTGGTAAGAAGATAATTCCAGCATTAAAAGAGTAA